The Teredinibacter sp. KSP-S5-2 genome includes a window with the following:
- a CDS encoding GNAT family protein: MKIREAEVNDAAAMLELFKKLDSETSFMLMEPGERKTSLEEQQKQIESFANTASKLMAVAEIQGHVAGFIVAVGGFAQRNQHSAYMVIGVEKRYWRQGIAGAMIGFMEDWAKNHGIHRIELTVVEENLAARALYRRCQYVEEGLKRDALKIGGRFFNEIYMAKLI, translated from the coding sequence ATGAAAATACGAGAAGCTGAAGTGAATGATGCCGCGGCAATGCTTGAACTGTTTAAAAAGCTGGATTCAGAAACATCGTTCATGCTAATGGAACCAGGGGAAAGAAAGACCAGTTTGGAAGAGCAGCAGAAACAGATAGAGAGCTTTGCCAATACCGCATCCAAACTGATGGCTGTGGCTGAAATTCAAGGGCATGTCGCCGGTTTTATTGTTGCTGTTGGCGGTTTTGCCCAGCGAAACCAGCATTCTGCTTATATGGTTATTGGTGTTGAGAAACGTTATTGGCGACAGGGAATTGCCGGAGCAATGATAGGTTTTATGGAAGATTGGGCAAAGAATCATGGCATACATCGAATTGAACTCACCGTGGTAGAAGAGAATCTTGCTGCCCGTGCTTTGTATCGTCGGTGTCAGTATGTTGAAGAAGGCTTAAAGCGGGATGCACTCAAAATCGGTGGCCGCTTCTTTAATGAAATCTATATGGCCAAGTTGATTTAA